In the Ignavibacteria bacterium genome, CGTGGCGCCAAGGGCGTGATCGCGATGAACATGACGGAGAAGACCGGACCGATCTGCGCCATTCTTGAAGTACACGACACGCAGGATCTTGTGGTGATCACCACCAACGGCATCCTCATCCGTCAGCAAGTAAAGGACGTCCGCCAGCTCGGTCGCAACACGCAGGGTGTGAAGCTGATCCGCCTCGAAGAGGGAGATCAGATCGCCGATATCACAACCGTTACGCGTGACGAAGACGACGAGGTGGATGGAATAGAAGGAGCAGAAGGCACGCCGGACACGAACGGTGCAGATACTCCTACACCAGATGCATAACCCCCACCAGGTGAAGGCCATCTTCACCTGGTGGTGTTTTTTCTGCATCGGTGTTCTCGCGCCCATGCAGGCGCTGTCGCAAGCCCAAGCACCCGCACAGGGTGCGCCGCCGGCACAGCCCCCTGCGCGCGATACAGCGTTTACGCAACGAACTGTGGTCGTTACCGATTCAATGCCCGCCCCATGGCGGGCATTGGGTCGGCTGACCGCTTCTGACGTTGAGACGGAGACGCAGATCACCAAGCTCGACATGCGAAAGCTGCAGTATGGTGCGCTTGCCGATGCTCTCTATCGAGGCACACATTGGATGCCGCTTTCCCACGGCGGATTCGGTCAGAATGACGGACTGAGTGTAATGGGCGGTATGAATGTTGACCTTGCTGTGAGCATCAACACTCGCCCCCTAATAGAATCGTGGTCGGGCACATACCAATTGATCCAAGCCCAACCCGCCGGACTGGAACGTGTCGAGATCCTCACCGGTACTGATGCTGTTGGTCTTGCCCCTAGCATGACGCTGACGGCGATGAACATGCAGTCGATGATCCACAACAGCGCTACCCCCTATACCGCCCTGTGGTATCATCAAGGAGGGGGCGATATCGTTGCCATGGACGGAACGTTCTCGCAGAATGTGGCGGAGAACTTCAATGTTACGGTTGGTGTAAAGCGCAGCGGAGCCAATGGACGTTATACCAATACGAGTTTCGATATCTGGAATGTGCGCGCGGCAGTTCGATGGACGATGAGCCCGCGATCGCACCTGATGGTGTCGTATGAATTGGCATCGCTAAACACAGGTCTTTGGGGAGGTGTACGGTATGCCGGACTCTCCACGGAGTTCACGGAAGATGCGGCACCGCCGGTCAACTTCGCATTAGCAGATAACACGCGACGTCACGATATCACAGCCAACTTTGCACAGGTCATGGCCGATGATTCATCAAGCGTGATCACGGCAACTCTGTTCGGCACGTATTCAGCAGTTCGACGCTATGGAGATTCTGCGAACTACAACACGACAGGTGATACACTCGAGGGGTCGCTTCGGACGGCCGCTGTTCTTGGAGCTCAGGTACGCTATGATCAAACGATCGGTGTGATGCGCCTACGCATCGGAGTCATCTCGGATCTCACGAGACGGCCTACCGAAACAATGGGTTCTTCAGGAACACTGGAGCCATATAATCTGGACTACTCGAATTCCCAGGCCTTTGGTCACATTACGTTTGATCTCACGCCATCGTTGGTCTTTCGTGGTGCGGCTCGCTTGGCGTTGCAGGATTCGCGGTTCATGGTTGGGGCAGGAGCCGGACTCCGACTTCTCACGTACGATGGTCACTATTCTGTTGATGCGTCCACATCTGAACGAGCCCCCTTTGAAACTGAGGGATACGGTCTCGACGCTGAACGTCATTACCTCTTTTCAGCCAGCGGACAGTGGAACACAAAGAACATCCACGCATCGGCCACGGCCTATGCCCGCTTCATTAACGATCCGATCGTAGCTGTCGGAGTTGTCAACAACGGCGTCTATACAAGTGCCACATCCTCTAACGCTTCATCGCGGATGATCCTTGGCGTTGCAGCCGACGCAACGTGGCGACTAGGGGACATCGAGGTACGTCCGGTAGTGCGTGTCACACGTTCAACAACCACCGACGTCGAGGACCAACGTTTCCCGTTGATGATGGGCGACCTCTCTGTTGCCTACGTCTATGAGGTAGGTCGTAATTCTGTACGGTTGGGAGTGAGCGGACGCTGGCTCAGTGAAGCACGGTTGCCGCAGTACGTAGCCCCTTCCTGGACGTATGTGGAACCCACGATGAAGTCCGGCGATCAGTATGACGGACTCAACGTCTTCCTCATGGCCATGGTTGGGAATGCAACCGTCCGCGCATCATATGAGAACATCCTCGGTCAGCGCTGGTATACCACCTCGTACGCACCGGAGATCACACGCGCAATTCGATTGAGCGTTGATTGGTCGTTCTTCGACTGAGGAATCCCATATTGCAGTCAGGAGGTATTCATGACTGCAACAACGATCCCGGAGATGTTCCTCAGCGTCTGTGCACGCTATGAAGGAAACCCCAACAAGATCGCCTACACCCATCGCAGTGAAGGGGCTTGGCACCCACTGACACATGAAGAGGTGCGCCAGCAAGTGGAACTCTTTGCTGACGGACTCCTCAGGTATGGCCTGGCTCCGGGAGAACGCGTAGGAGTTGTAAGTGAGAACCGCACGGAATGGGTAGTGGTGGATTTTGCGATGGCAGGCATTGGCATCGTAGACGTACCGATCTTTCCCACACTCACAGCACACCAAGAGCAGTTCATCTTCAACAACTGCGAAGCAACGGCCATCATCGTCTCCAATGCCGCCCAGCTACGCAAGGTTCTAGAGGTCTGGGATGAAATGCCAACGGTTCGACTCATCATTACGATGAACGAACATCTATCGGACAATCCTCGCATTGTGAGTATGCAGTCGGTGATGGAACGCAGCAGGGCAGAGAGCACCCCACAGGAGCGGAGAACGAAATTCACAACCCTTGCATCTCGAGTACGATCAGAAGATCTCCTCACGCTTATCTACACAAGCGGTACCACGGGAAATCCAAAGGGTGTGATGCTTACACATCGAAACCTTACAGCCAATGTTGACAGCGCACTTCACACGATCGATGTTACGGAGACGGATTCGTTTCTGTCGTACCTACCGATGTGTCATAGCTATGAACGCATGACCGGACATTACCTAGCCTTTGCCGCCGGCGCATCGGTCTACATAGCCGAATCGATCGAGTCCGTAGCAGAGTTGATGAAGGAAGTGAAGCCCACGATCATGACGTCGGTCCCTCGACTCTTCGAACGTATTCGTGCGCGTGTCCTCGGTGCCGTTGAGCGCGATTCACCTATCAAACAGAAGATCTTCCGCTGGGCAATGAAGGTAGGCGAACGTTATGACGAAGGGGATCGTGGAGTGTTCACCGTTCTTCAGCGGGCGATTGCCGACAAACTGGTATTCTCCAAGATCCGGGAACGAACCGGTGGTCGATTGCGGTTCTTTGTGTCAGGGGGCGCAGCACTCAACCACGAGGTTGGACGGTTCTTCCGCATCATCGGTCTCACCATCGTAGAAGGATATGGTCTTACGGAAACTTCTCCCGTGATATCGGCTCACCGACTCGGTGATGTGGTACTCGGCACCGTGGGTCCTCCATTGCCGGGCGTGGAGGTGCGTATTGCCGAAGACGGAGAGATCCTTGCGCGCGGACCAAGCATCATGAAGGGATATTGGAACGATGACGCGGCAACACGAGAGTGTATCGACGCGGATGGCTGGCTGCATACCGGCGACATCGGAGAGTTCACCGAAAAGGGTCACCTCCGCATCACAGACCGCAAGAAACACCTCCTTGTCTCAAGCGGTGGTAAGAACATCGCTCCAGGTCCGATCGAAGCATTGATCATGCAAAGCCCCTTGATCGATCAAATGATGCTTGTTGGTGATGCCAGAGAATTCTGCACGGCACTGATCGTGCCGGACGCAGAGGCCGTAAGGACCTGGGCTGAGAAAAACACCGTGAAGTATGAGTCACAGGAAACATTGTGGACTTCTCCGGAGTTGCATCGAGCCATGGAGGCCGACATCAATAAACTACAGCGAGAGCTCCCCAAATACGAACGTGTACGTCGCTTTGCGGTGATCACCAAACCCTTCACTGTTGAGAACGGCCTCCTCACACCAACGCTGAAGGTCAAACGCAAGGCGGTGCTCGCCGCACATGCCGAGACAATCGATCATCTGTATGAAAGACCTGAATGACCCTTCGTGAAGCGATACGATCGCGGAAGACATCAAACGGACACTTCGATCCGCGTCCGGTGTCGATCGAACATCAACGTATGCTCGTAGAAGCAGCAGAGCGCGCACCGAGTCATTTCAACTCACAACCGTGGCGGTTCATCCTCATCGACGATCCGCAGGTACGCTCTCAGATCGCTACTATCGGCGGACGAACCATGACGCAGCTCATCGAAGGGGGCTCCTTCTTCACCCGCTACAGAAAATATTTCCGCTTCTCACAAGAGGAGATGGATGAGCGTAGAGATGGCATCTTCATCGATCAAATGCCGATGGCGCTTCGCCCCTTCATCAAGCAGGTGTTCTCAGATAACGTGATGAATGTTCTGTCGAAGCTTGGTGTTGCAAAACTCCTGGGCGAAGACAACCGCAAGTTGATCGAGGGGAGCCCCTTACTCCTTGCTGCACTACTCACGAAGGAAGAATACAAACCGGGTGAGCTCTCCGGATACTATTGCACACTATCGCTGGGCATGGCCATTGAACACGTGTGGCTGATGACGGGGGAGTTGGGTATGGGTATACAGTTCGTTTCAACGCCCATGGAGATCCCTGAGGCATGGGATGAGTTGAAGTCGATCCTGAACGTCCCCGATGACCTTGAGCTCATGGCTGTGTACCGTCTCGGATACCTTCCACCCGAGAAGCAACGTCCGCGTATCGATTGGCGAAGCGACCATCGCAAGAGACTTTCACAGATCGCGTTTCGCAATACCTGTGCTACACCAGAGCCGGATGCTCCGTCAACCTTATGATCAACGTTCGAATCGATGGTATAGGTACGGCCTCACCGGAATACATTGTTGATCAAGAGATCGTGCGTGCAACGGTAGAGCGAGTGTTCGGCGAGTCCGTGCAGGATCTGTCGAGATTACTCCACGTTTTTGAGCACGGTCACATTCAAACCCGACGCTTCGTACGTCCACCCGAGTGGTATGCCACGGAGCATGGATTCGCTGAATCAAATGCCGTCTATGCCGAGAGCGCCGTACGTCTTGCCACCGAAGCAGCACGCGTGGCACTTGCCGGACGTGAGAAGGAAGTTGTTGGGATCGTTGTTGCAAGCACAACGGGGATCATGACGCCGTCGCTCGATGCAGCCCTGATCCAAACGCTCGGACTTTCACTCCACACCAAACGTCTACCGATCTTCGGACTCGGTTGCGCTGCGGGTGTTGCCGGACTTGCTCGGGCCGCCGAGATGTCGCGCGCACTTGGTGGCGGACTCGTCCTCTTCGTCGCCGTAGAGATCTGCAGCGTCACTTTCCAACAGTCGGACACATCGAAGTCCAACATCGTTGGCAGTTCCATCTTCGGTGATGGCGCCGCCGCTGTCTGCGTCAGCTCCAACGGCACCGGCCCAACGATCCTTGGCGGCTACAGCACCTTGTTCCCGGACACCGAAGACATCATGGGCTGGGACGTTGCAGACACAGGACTTCGCGTTCGTTTCTCCCGAGACATCCCGAGCTTTGTTCGACAACACCTCCCAACAGTGCTTGATGACGCCTGTGCCTCATGGTCAATCGCACGAAACGAGATCACGTCGATCATCGCCCATCCAGGCGGTGCAAAGGTCCTCGATGCCTATGCAGAGGCAACCGGAATGCCCCCTTCAACCTTCACCATCGCCCGCAACATCCTGCGCGATTACGGCAACATGTCAAGCGTCAGTGTCCTCTTCGTCCTCAATGAATTCCTCAACACAACCAATACACCAGGATACGCCATCATGAGCGCCCTTGGACCAGGGTTTAGTGCGGAGCAATTACTAGTTACTAGTTACTAGTTACTAGTTACTAGTTACTAGTTACTAGTTACTAGTTACTGGTTACTCAGTTACTTAGTTACTTAGTTACATAGTTACATAGTTACTTAGTTACATGGTTACGAGGTTACATTAGCACATTAGCACATTAGCACATTAGCACATTAGCACATTAGCACATTAGCACATTAGCACATTAGCACATTGCTCGAACTCCTCACCACCATCCTCATCCTTCAACGCCTATCAGAATTGGTGATGGCACGTCGTAACGAACGGCGGGCGAAGGCGCGTGGTGGAGTTGAGTATGGGGCTGGGCATTATCCCGTGATCGTGCTCTTGCATGTGTTGTGGTTCGTTGGCTTCATCACAGAGAGTGTCGTTCGTGGGAATGGTCACGAGCTTGTAGGCACTTCAACTCTATGGCCGATCTGGGCAACGGTCTTTGTTGCCGCCCAAGCATTGCGCTATTGGGCCATCTCGTCATTGGGAGATGCGTGGAACACACGGATCATCATCGTTCCCGGCAAACGTCTGGTACGCACCGGACCCTACAAGTTCATCCCGCATCCAAACTACGTTGCGGTGATCATGGAGTTCATCGCCGTTCCACTTCTTGTCAATGCACCAATAACGGCTGTGGTAGGAACCGTGCTGAATCTTGCGTTGCTGGTGCTGGTGAGGGTGCCGGCGGAGAGGAAAGCTCTCTCGAACAGTGAACAGCGAACAGTGAACAGCGAACAGTGAACAGCGAACAGTGAACAGCGAACAGCGAACATAAAACAGCGAACAGCGAACACAGAATTAAACAGAGTTCTCTGTTCTGTGTTCGCTGTTCGCTGTTCGCTGTTCTGCGTTCTTGGTACCGGAGGAGGGACTTGAACCCCCGACACATGGATTATGATTCCATTGCTCTAACCACCTGAGCTACTCCGGCATCGCGGGCCACAAAGATAAGAATTGCTCGCAAATCATCGATGTTCAGGCATCGCCGGTGAGGCGTTGCAGTTCATCGCGGATGCGTGCGGCCGCTTCGTAATCTTCTACCTTGATCGCTTGATCGAGTTCCTGTTCGAGTCTCTGACGGAAGGTCAGGGGCTCGGAGGGGGCTTCTTGGACAACGCTGCTTTGTTGCAGACGTTTGAGTTCATTGTCGTCTTCTTCTTCTTCAGGGGTGTCACTTGCCCCTTCTTCGATCTCGGGAATGTCTTCAGCCTGCATGGCGATCTCGTCCATGATGATATCGGTCACATACATTGGGGCACCGCAGCGGACGGCTAAGGCAATGGCATCGCTTGGACGGGCATCCACTTCGAGTTCGGAGAACTCAAAGACGATGGTTGCATAGAACGTGCCTTCCTTGATGGAGCTGATGACGATCTCGCGTATGGTTGCGCCGAGGGTTTCGATGATGTTCTTGAGCAGGTCATGCGTCATGGGGCGCTGCGGACGTACACCTTCGAGTTCGTTGGCGATGGCTTGCGCCTCGGGTTCGCCGATCACGATGGGGAGGCGACGTGTTCCGTCAACCTCTTTCAACAACAGGGCGTAGGCCCGCTGTGAATTGGGGTTGATGGAGAGCCCGAGGATGTCTACCTGGATCTTGTTCATCGCAATGTCCGATCAGCTGCGACCTGTGACAGAAGAGATCTTTTGTGTGAGCTTCGGAAGCACTTCAAAGACATCTCCAACGATGCCATAGTCGGCAACCTTGAAGATCGGTGCGTCCTTGTCCTTGTTGATGGCAACGATGATCTTACTTGTTGACATTCCGGCCAAGTGCTGCACAGCGCCGCTGATACCACAGGCGATATACATGGTTGGGCTTACAGTTTTGCCTGTTTGACCAACCTGCTCACGGTGTGGACGCCATCCGGCATCAACCACGGCACGAGATGCGCCAACGGCTGCGCCGAGACTGCGTGCGAGGGATTCAACAAGATGGAAGTTCTCCGGACCCTTGAGTCCGCGACCTCCCGATACGATCATGTCGGCCTCTGCTACGTCAAGCATGCCTTCGTTCTTCGAAATGCCTGTTACGGTCGACGTGCGGATCCCGGCGCTGGCAGTAGGTGCAAACGCAGTGATGGCAACTGTAGCAGCACCATCTTCGCGAGCCGTGAAGACGTTTGGACGCAGGGTTGCTACGGTTGTTGGTGTAGTTGCCTTGACGCGGATGGTGGCCTTGCCGGCATAGACGGGACGTGTGGCCTCGAGCGACGTAGGTGTGCCGTGCAGCTCTGTGCAATCCGGCAACAGACCGGCCTGCAACCGAACAGCAACGCGTGGTGCGATGTCCTTGCCGGTGGCATTTGCAGAAAAGAGTACAGTGCTTGCACCACATGTTGTGGCTGCCTCTGCCACTGCAGCAGCAACGGCGCTGTTCTTGAAGGATGTCCAGTCGGCACCTGTTACGTTGTAACACTGCGACAGACCATAGGCACCCGCCGTTGCGATCTGCGCGTCAGTTGCATTGATGGTTACTCCAACCAATGGAGCACCGCCAGAGATGCTGCGGGCAGCCGTGATGGCTTCGTACGAGGAACGCTTGAGTCCGTCACCGGAAACTTCGAGGAAGATCAGTATGCTCATTAGATCACCTTCGCTTCTTCGTGGAGGAGACGTACCAATTGTTCGATGTCGGCTTCGCTGTCACTCATCATCTTGTTCAGACGTTTTGTTTCCGGCAGGGTCATGCCAACGGTGGCAACTCGAGCACTTGCCGACGAAGCGGCACGCTCAGTGATCGGCTTCGACTTTGCCTTCATGATATCCGGGAGCTTTGGATAACGAGGATCATTGAGCCCCTTCTGAGCACTGATCACACACGGAAGCGAGGACGAAACGATCTCCTTACCACCTTCAATATCACGCTCTGCTGATACGTTCGTACCATCGATCGTGAGTGTTGAGGCCATGGAAACGTTCGGCCAACCGAGGATCTCGGCAACCATGGACGGCACAACAAACGAATCGAAATCGATGGATTGGCGACCAAAGATGATCACATCAGGTGAGGTCTCCGTAGCAAGCTCGGCGATGGCTGAAGAGATCACAAAGGAGTCCGAGCGTGCGTCATCCTTCACCAAGATCGCCGTATCAGAACCCATCGCTAGGGCAGTGCGGAGCACTTCCTTTGCCGTATCCGGGCCAACGGTGACGGTTGTAACGGTTCCGCCATTCTTTTCCTTCAGACGCAGGCCTTCTTCGATGGCAAACTCGTCGTAAGGGTTAAGAATGAACTTCACGCCGGCTGGGTTGATACTGCTCCCATCGGCACCCACGGTAACACGCGTGGTAGTGTCCGGCACCTGACTGATGCAGACAAGGATGTTCATGTAACTCTCGTTTGAATTGACTGGATAAGACCACAAAGATACGGGAATCAAATGGTTCCTGTGGCCCAACGCAGCATCAATCTTGCACGGGCCCAATCAGCACGGGCCGAGACCTGACGTAGAAGTGCCTCAGCCAGGAACCGTTCCCGCAGATTGAGCTGGAGAAGTGTGGATTCACCCGCCACGAACTTGCGTTGTTCCGCGTCAACCATGAACCGTGCAAGCCGAACCTCTTCATTCGATGCCTCGAGACGCTCCCTGGATCGGTCAATGGCGATCACGGCATTCACAGCGTCGGCATCCACCATCCGCTCGATGAGCGACCGCGTAAGATCTGCCCGTTGTACGGTGATCCCGGCGGTTTGCTGTTGGGCCGATGCCTGTCTGAAGAGAAGGGGCTGATTGATCCGGAAACCGAGCTTGTAATCGGTGTTGCTCAATGACGTTACGTCGTAGGCAAGCAAGGCCGCTTCCACCTCGATGTAGGGTCTCATGAACTCCTGCGCCAAGGACGAATCCAGACGCGAGGTCTGTTGAAACACTTCGGCTCTGCGAAGTTCCGGACGTGTGGCACGGGCAAGATTTGCCGCATCGATCGCCTGCACGGTAGTATCGGCGATAGGGGGCAGATCCAACGGCCGCGTCCCAATGGTCTGTTGCGGCGTACCGTTCCCATTCCACAGGAAGACAGCTACATCCACTCTGAGTTGCTCCTCGATGCGCAGCGCACGGAAGCGTTCGCCCTTGCGACGCTCTACTTCTTGAGCGATCTCGACGCTGTCGATCACGGCGCTCTCGCCGGCCTGCGCCCTGCGCGCAACAAAGTTCAAACGTCGTACGGCCAAGGCCAGCATGGTGTCTGCCACCTCAACAGCTGCGAGTGCCTCGCTCCAGTCCCAGTAGCGCATGCCGGCCGTACGCAGGAGGTTGTTCCGCTCGAGACGGTACTGCGCTTGGGCGAGATCCGGACGGAGCATCGCCTTGCGCAGTTGGTTGCGTCGGCTGTCCGTAAAGATCCCCTGAAGAATGGGCATGGAGATCCCCAACGCCCCTTCTCCGGGAGTTGTTGTGCCCGACTCCGGATTGATACTGCTGCCGATACCACGGGAGTACGATGCCTTGAGTTTTGGGCCGAAGAGCATGTCAAGAGGAAGCTCCAACGATCCGTCAAAGAGGTTGAGCTTGTCCTTGCCGTCCTTGTCCTTGTATTCGTAGGACATGTTGAGGACCGGATCGAATCTGCCAAGTGCCGAACGGACTTCGGCCTCTGCGAGCTCCGGTTCAAAGTCAGCCGAACGCAGTGCAGGGTTGTTCAACTCTACCTGACGGAGAAAGTCGTCGAGCCGCAACGTTGATTGCGCGAAGGAACTGGTAGTTCCCACCATCATCATCACTGCGATGATCAGAACGGCGTAGACCTTCATGTTGCTTCGTCCTTTGCCGAACTCTTGGATGAGACCTTGGTGTCCTTGATCGGGACGGGGAACTGCGGCGGGAAGCCCATGAGCTGACGCCAGAGTTCGTATCCGATCGGGACTTCGTCGAGCAGTACCCAGCCCGTTGCATCAGTGCCTTGGCGCAGGTATCGTCCGTCGGGCCATGTTGAATATTGCGGATCATCTGTCGGGATGATAAGCACGCGGAAACGACCTGTGCCATCATCAACGGCATCAACAACCTTCACGCGCCCATGGAATACACCAACGTTCACGTGGCGCCATCCGCTGAATTGGAAGGCGGGGAATCCACTGAACTGTAATGACACGTATCTGCCGGGTTGTATCAGAGCAGCATCCATTCCACTCACATAGATCTCCACGGCTTGGTCATTCGATGTTGGTACGATCAAGGCAAGCTCTTCGCCTTCTTTCACGGTCTGTCCGGAGCCGGCCTTAGCGATACGTACCACTGTTCCGGTAAGGGGCGCCAGGATAACACCCGATCCAACGCGGCCTTCAGCATTACCGAGCCGTACATCCACTTCCTGCATGGTAACGTAGGCCTGATTGATCACTCGCTCTTCTTCGGCAACAAAGGCGTTGATGTCTTGTTGAGCCGACGTCATGCCAGCAAAAGCCGTTGCAGAATCTGCCATGGCTTTTTGGAGATTCAGTTGGGCAGTTTCCACTTCTCTTCGCGAGACGAGATCTTGTTTGAAGAGAGTGTCTGCACGTAGGTACCGAATACGGGCCGTGCTGATCTCAACCATCACGTTTTCGAGTCGGGCAAGTGATGCGTTATAGCGTTGCTCGGCCTGCTTGCGACGTTGGATCGCAACATTGATGGCCTTTTCCTGCGCATCAAACGTGCGCTCACGCAAAACCTGAAGTCGGTTGAGAAGGTTCGTATCAAGGAAGTTCACATTGATATCCGCAAGGATCGCAATAGTATCTCCCTTGTTCACATGAGCCCCTTCTCGAACATACCAGCGAACGATCCGACCACTGATCCTGCTCTCTACGGTCTGAGGTCTGGCCTCGGGAGCAAAGGACGTTACTTTGCCGCTCCCAACAACGGTTTGCTGCCACGGCACAAGGATGAGAAAGGCGAGGGTAAAGGCAAGCAAG is a window encoding:
- a CDS encoding HlyD family efflux transporter periplasmic adaptor subunit, encoding MVDLRNRHVHTLLSTSTIHRKLVVFIGVLLAFTLAFLILVPWQQTVVGSGKVTSFAPEARPQTVESRISGRIVRWYVREGAHVNKGDTIAILADINVNFLDTNLLNRLQVLRERTFDAQEKAINVAIQRRKQAEQRYNASLARLENVMVEISTARIRYLRADTLFKQDLVSRREVETAQLNLQKAMADSATAFAGMTSAQQDINAFVAEEERVINQAYVTMQEVDVRLGNAEGRVGSGVILAPLTGTVVRIAKAGSGQTVKEGEELALIVPTSNDQAVEIYVSGMDAALIQPGRYVSLQFSGFPAFQFSGWRHVNVGVFHGRVKVVDAVDDGTGRFRVLIIPTDDPQYSTWPDGRYLRQGTDATGWVLLDEVPIGYELWRQLMGFPPQFPVPIKDTKVSSKSSAKDEAT
- a CDS encoding electron transfer flavoprotein subunit beta/FixA family protein — translated: MNILVCISQVPDTTTRVTVGADGSSINPAGVKFILNPYDEFAIEEGLRLKEKNGGTVTTVTVGPDTAKEVLRTALAMGSDTAILVKDDARSDSFVISSAIAELATETSPDVIIFGRQSIDFDSFVVPSMVAEILGWPNVSMASTLTIDGTNVSAERDIEGGKEIVSSSLPCVISAQKGLNDPRYPKLPDIMKAKSKPITERAASSASARVATVGMTLPETKRLNKMMSDSEADIEQLVRLLHEEAKVI
- a CDS encoding bifunctional nuclease family protein, which gives rise to MNKIQVDILGLSINPNSQRAYALLLKEVDGTRRLPIVIGEPEAQAIANELEGVRPQRPMTHDLLKNIIETLGATIREIVISSIKEGTFYATIVFEFSELEVDARPSDAIALAVRCGAPMYVTDIIMDEIAMQAEDIPEIEEGASDTPEEEEDDNELKRLQQSSVVQEAPSEPLTFRQRLEQELDQAIKVEDYEAAARIRDELQRLTGDA
- a CDS encoding electron transfer flavoprotein subunit alpha/FixB family protein; protein product: MSILIFLEVSGDGLKRSSYEAITAARSISGGAPLVGVTINATDAQIATAGAYGLSQCYNVTGADWTSFKNSAVAAAVAEAATTCGASTVLFSANATGKDIAPRVAVRLQAGLLPDCTELHGTPTSLEATRPVYAGKATIRVKATTPTTVATLRPNVFTAREDGAATVAITAFAPTASAGIRTSTVTGISKNEGMLDVAEADMIVSGGRGLKGPENFHLVESLARSLGAAVGASRAVVDAGWRPHREQVGQTGKTVSPTMYIACGISGAVQHLAGMSTSKIIVAINKDKDAPIFKVADYGIVGDVFEVLPKLTQKISSVTGRS
- a CDS encoding long-chain fatty acid--CoA ligase, whose translation is MTATTIPEMFLSVCARYEGNPNKIAYTHRSEGAWHPLTHEEVRQQVELFADGLLRYGLAPGERVGVVSENRTEWVVVDFAMAGIGIVDVPIFPTLTAHQEQFIFNNCEATAIIVSNAAQLRKVLEVWDEMPTVRLIITMNEHLSDNPRIVSMQSVMERSRAESTPQERRTKFTTLASRVRSEDLLTLIYTSGTTGNPKGVMLTHRNLTANVDSALHTIDVTETDSFLSYLPMCHSYERMTGHYLAFAAGASVYIAESIESVAELMKEVKPTIMTSVPRLFERIRARVLGAVERDSPIKQKIFRWAMKVGERYDEGDRGVFTVLQRAIADKLVFSKIRERTGGRLRFFVSGGAALNHEVGRFFRIIGLTIVEGYGLTETSPVISAHRLGDVVLGTVGPPLPGVEVRIAEDGEILARGPSIMKGYWNDDAATRECIDADGWLHTGDIGEFTEKGHLRITDRKKHLLVSSGGKNIAPGPIEALIMQSPLIDQMMLVGDAREFCTALIVPDAEAVRTWAEKNTVKYESQETLWTSPELHRAMEADINKLQRELPKYERVRRFAVITKPFTVENGLLTPTLKVKRKAVLAAHAETIDHLYERPE
- a CDS encoding stilbene synthase; this encodes MINVRIDGIGTASPEYIVDQEIVRATVERVFGESVQDLSRLLHVFEHGHIQTRRFVRPPEWYATEHGFAESNAVYAESAVRLATEAARVALAGREKEVVGIVVASTTGIMTPSLDAALIQTLGLSLHTKRLPIFGLGCAAGVAGLARAAEMSRALGGGLVLFVAVEICSVTFQQSDTSKSNIVGSSIFGDGAAAVCVSSNGTGPTILGGYSTLFPDTEDIMGWDVADTGLRVRFSRDIPSFVRQHLPTVLDDACASWSIARNEITSIIAHPGGAKVLDAYAEATGMPPSTFTIARNILRDYGNMSSVSVLFVLNEFLNTTNTPGYAIMSALGPGFSAEQLLVTSY
- a CDS encoding TolC family protein — its product is MKVYAVLIIAVMMMVGTTSSFAQSTLRLDDFLRQVELNNPALRSADFEPELAEAEVRSALGRFDPVLNMSYEYKDKDGKDKLNLFDGSLELPLDMLFGPKLKASYSRGIGSSINPESGTTTPGEGALGISMPILQGIFTDSRRNQLRKAMLRPDLAQAQYRLERNNLLRTAGMRYWDWSEALAAVEVADTMLALAVRRLNFVARRAQAGESAVIDSVEIAQEVERRKGERFRALRIEEQLRVDVAVFLWNGNGTPQQTIGTRPLDLPPIADTTVQAIDAANLARATRPELRRAEVFQQTSRLDSSLAQEFMRPYIEVEAALLAYDVTSLSNTDYKLGFRINQPLLFRQASAQQQTAGITVQRADLTRSLIERMVDADAVNAVIAIDRSRERLEASNEEVRLARFMVDAEQRKFVAGESTLLQLNLRERFLAEALLRQVSARADWARARLMLRWATGTI
- a CDS encoding nitroreductase family protein, coding for MTLREAIRSRKTSNGHFDPRPVSIEHQRMLVEAAERAPSHFNSQPWRFILIDDPQVRSQIATIGGRTMTQLIEGGSFFTRYRKYFRFSQEEMDERRDGIFIDQMPMALRPFIKQVFSDNVMNVLSKLGVAKLLGEDNRKLIEGSPLLLAALLTKEEYKPGELSGYYCTLSLGMAIEHVWLMTGELGMGIQFVSTPMEIPEAWDELKSILNVPDDLELMAVYRLGYLPPEKQRPRIDWRSDHRKRLSQIAFRNTCATPEPDAPSTL